The genomic DNA CGGCTGGGCGCTGCTGGTCTGCCTGTACTCGCTGCCGGACGCGGGCCAGCCCAGCCTGGCGCTGCGGATCGTCGCGGCGGCTGTGCGCAGCCCGTTCCAGTGGTGCGCCATCGTGGCCTTGTGCGGCTTCGCGCGGCGCCACCTGAACGCCGATGGCGCTGCGCGGCGCTACCTGACCGTGGCGGTGTTCCCGGTGTATATCGTGCACCAGACGCTGATCGTCGGCCTGGCGATGCTGCTGAAACCCCTGCACATCCCGCCCGCGACCGAGGGCGCCGTGCTGGTCGTGCTGACGTGTACGTTCAGCTTCGCGATCTTCGAGGCGGTGCGGCGGGTTCCGGGGGTGCGGGCCTTGTTCGGCATCGGGACGCGTGACGCAGAGACCGAAGGGGACAGGCTCCCATCTGCGGGTCGGAGACCCACAGATGGGAGCCTGTCCCCGGTATCACCAGCCGCTAATTGAGCACCTTGCGGCTGCGCTTGGCCCGATACATCTCCGCATCGGCCATCGCGAACGCTTCCTCCAGGTCGTAGCCGGCCTTGCGCATCGCCATGCCCAGCGAGGCGCGCACGTCGGCGGCGGCCAGCGCTTCCTGCACCCGCAACAGCATGGCCTGGGCGTCGAAATAGTCGCATTCGACCATCAGCATGCCGAATTCGTCGTCGCCCAGGCGCGCCACCACGTCCGAGCCGCGCGTGACGCCTTCCAGCGCGCGCGCCGTGCGCATCAGCAGGGCGTCGCCCGAGGCGCTGCCCTGGGCGTCGTTGATGAACTTCAGGTCGTCCAGGTCGATCGACACCACGCAGGCGGAATGGCCGTAGCGGCTGCAGCGTTCCTCCTCGCGCTGCAGCAGCATGTCCCAGCCGCGGCGGTTGTACAGGCCCGTCAGGCCGTCGCGGGTGGCGTCCGCGCCGATCCGCTCGGCCTGGCGCACCGCGTCGCCGGCGTTCAGCTCCGCGTTCAGTACCGCCCCCAGCAGGTCCGCCAGCAAGGTCACGGTATCGAGTTCCTCGCGAATCTCCTTGTCGCGCGCTTGCGGGTCGAGGCCCACGAGCGTGCCGAACAGCGAGCCGTCGGTGCGGTGCAGCGGCACGCCGACGTAGGCGCCGATGCCCAGCTGGCGCGCCAGCGGCGCCTCCGCGTAGGCCGCCACGTCCGCCGTGGCCGGGGCGATATTGGGGCCGTGGCCCAGCACCATGCGCGAGCAGATGGTATCGGTCCAGCGGAATGCCTGGCCGGCCTTGATGCCGTAGCCGGCGTCGTCGGCGAACAAAACGATCCAGTCGTCGCCCTCCGTGCGCGTGACCATCCAGAGCTTGAAGCCCAGCCGGTGGCGCAAATAGGACATCGTGGCCTGGGCCGCCGTGGCGAAATCGTTGATCATGCCTGCCTCTCCCGTCGTTGCGACTATGGCGGAATTATGCACCCATTTGGGCGACGCACGGGGCACGCCTCACGGCATGAAAGCCAGCGTGTGCTCGACAGGCCCCGGCAACAGCGGTGTGGGCGTGCCGTTGACCCAGTCGGCATGGCCGGCCAGGAAGAACGGCGACAGCGGATGGCCGCTCTGGCCGCCCGGCATATTGAACACGCCCTGCTCTTCCTTGCCCGGCGAGACCGTCAGGCGCTCGGATTGGCCGTAGGTCCGGCCGGCCACGCGCGGCATGTGGTTGTCCCCGGGCAGCGGGTCGGCCGGGGTGCTCAGCCATTGGCGCAGCGCCGGCACGGCCTGCGCGATCGGATGGGCGATGGCGGCCCGGTTGCGCGCGCCCCAGGTGGCGTCGCGCAGCGCCGTGCCGTCCGCCTCCAGCGCCGCCACGGTCCGGTCCAGCGCCGCCAGTTGCAGCGCGCGCCAGCTGCCGTATTGGCGCGGCAGCCAGCCGGCCGGCTGCTCGTCCAGCAGCCGCGCCACCACTTCCGGCCAGCGCCGCTCGGCGGCCGACGCGCCGGCGCCGCCGGCCAGTTCCTGCATGCGCACGTTGGCGCCGCCGTACAGCAGTTCGTACAGCGACCACATGAAGCCGCGCGCGATGCGGTAGCCGGCCGAGTCGGGGCTGGCCCGGCCTGTCCAGTTGTCGCGCAGCAGGCGCGCCGTTTCCGCTCGCTTCGGCTGCCCGGCCAGCGCCGCCTGGTCCAGCACCGCCAGGGCGCGGTCGCGCCAGCCGGCCATGAACAGGGCACGGTCGTCCAGCATGACGCCATACACGGCCCGCTCGTCCGTGCGCGGTCCCAGCGCCGCCAGTGCGTCGCGGGCCTGGCGCGTGCGCGCGCCCAGGTCGAAGCCGCCGTCGCCCAGCAACGCGGCGCCCGGCCCCGCCAGCTGGCGGCTGTTGGCCGTGACCAGCTGGCCGCCGGCCGGATTGAGCACGCGCGGATACTCGGGCGGCGTCAGCCAGCCGCGCCAGGACCCGGCGCCGTCGGCCAGCGGGAAGGTGGCATCGGCGCCGCCGGCGCGGCGCGGCAACGGCCCGGCGATGGTCCAGCCGATGTTGCCGGCGGCGTCGCCGGCGACGAAGTTCTGCGCCGGGATGCCGGCGGTGGCGGCGATGGCCAGCGCCTCGTCCAGCGTGTTGGCGCCTTCCAGCTTGCGCAAATTGACGTTGACCAGGGCCGTCTCGTGGGCAATCCAGTGCACCGCGTACGTGCGTCCGCCGGCCTCCATCAACGGCCCCAGCGAGGTGTCGCGCACTTTCAAGGTTTCGGCCGGCGCATCCTTCACCAGGATCGTCTCGGCATGCTCGGTGATTTTCTCCCATGCGCCATCCAGGCGCACCTGGCCGGGATGCGCCGCGTCCAGCTGCGCCGCAACCAGGTCCTGGTAATCGCCGTAGCTGTTGGTGAACGCCCAGGCCACGTGGCCATTGGTGCCGACGATGATGAACGGCGCGCCGGGCAGGCTGACGCCGACCAGGCGACGGGTGCTGCCGTTGCCGTCCGGGACCTGCAACTGCGCGCGGTACCACGTGTTGGGCAGCTTGATCCCCAGGTGCATGTCGTCCGAGACGATGGCGCCGCCGCCCTGGCTGCGGCCACCGGCCACGGCCCAGTTGTTGCTGCCGATCGAGGACTGCATGTCGTCCAGCGCCAGCAGGGCCGGATCGGACGGCGCCGCCTGGCCCCACCAGGCCGGCGCCCGTGCCGGCAGCGCGGCTTGCGGCAGCGGGATGTCGGCGGCATCGAGCGGCGCATCCCAGCGGCTCGCCGTCGGCAGCAGGAACGCCAGCTGCGCCGCATCGGTGTTCTCGCGCAGCCAGCCGCGCGACAGCTCGCGCGCTGTCGCATTGCCCTGCAGGTCGAGGTACATGGCGAAGATCGCCAGCAGCGTATCGTGGGCCGACCAGGCCCGCGGCTGCATGCGCAGCAGGCCGTACTCGAAGGGTCGCGTGCCCAGCGCATTCAGGCCGTCGTTGACGCCGGCCGTGTAGCGCTCCAGCAGCTGGCGCTCCGGCGCCGGCAGGTTCAGGAAGGCGCTCGCGGCGCGCGCGCGGAAGCGGTGCAGCCGGTGCGCGCGGTCCAGCGGCAGCGCCTTGGCGCCGAACAGTTCGGCCAGTTCGCCGGCCGCCATCCGGCGCAGCAGGTCCATCTGGAAGAAGCGGTCTTGCGCGTGCACGAAACCGGTGGCATAGGCCACGTCCTCGCGGTGGTTGCCCGCGATCGACGGCACCCCGCGCGCGTCGCGCGTAACGGTGACGGCGCCATGCAGGCCGGGAACGGTGCGGCGGCCGTCCAGCAGCGGCAGGCTGCCGCGCAGGAAGTACCAGGCCGTCAGGAAGACGAGCGCCAGCAGCAGCGCCAGGCCGATCACGATGCGCTTGGCCCAGCGACGCGCGTCTCTCCCAGCTTTACCCATCCCTTATCTCCGCAATGTTTTCATGCGGCGCATCTTGCCAGAAATCCAACGGGAGCGGAGCAAAAAAAGTGTAAGCTGGCGCGGCAAAGATGCCTGGAGTAAAGTAGCATCATCCACGATCAACCGCGGCCATCCCGCCGCCCGTGACTTTCATGCTGACACCATCGCTCCCGGACAACGAAGGCGCGCGCCTGGCCGCGCTGCACACGCTGCTGCTGCTGGACACGCAGCCGGAACAGCGCTTCAACCAGATCGTGGAATTCGCCGCGCGCGAGTACCGCGTGCCGATCGCGCTGATCACGCTGCTGGACGCGGACCGCCAGTGGTTCAAGGCCAGCGTGGGCATGGGCGGCACCTGCCAGACCAGCCGCGACATCTCGTTCTGCGGCCACACCATCCTGCGCAGCGAGATCATGGTCGTGCCGGACGCAAAGGCCGACCCGCGCTTCCACGACAACCCGCTGGTGGACGGCCCGCCGCACATCCGCTTCTACGCCGGCGCGCCGCTGATCCTCTCTTCCGGCTATGCGCTGGGCAGCCTGTGCATCATCGACACCCAGCCGCGCGATCCGGCCACGCTAGACCTGTCGATGCTGGCGATGCTGCGCCACCTGGTGATGCGCCAACTCGAGCCGCTGGCCGCCGCCGGCGACGTCGAGGCGGCGCTGGCCAGGCGGGTCTACAGAGGCTCCGCGCCCGACGCGTCCCGCGACAGCTGAGGCCGTGTCCCACCGCGGGGTCAGTCACCAAAACGGGACACGGCCTCAGCGGTTCACCCAGCGCAGCGGCAGCGCTCCGCCACGCCAGACG from Pseudoduganella armeniaca includes the following:
- a CDS encoding GAF domain-containing protein, with the protein product MLTPSLPDNEGARLAALHTLLLLDTQPEQRFNQIVEFAAREYRVPIALITLLDADRQWFKASVGMGGTCQTSRDISFCGHTILRSEIMVVPDAKADPRFHDNPLVDGPPHIRFYAGAPLILSSGYALGSLCIIDTQPRDPATLDLSMLAMLRHLVMRQLEPLAAAGDVEAALARRVYRGSAPDASRDS
- a CDS encoding GGDEF domain-containing protein yields the protein MINDFATAAQATMSYLRHRLGFKLWMVTRTEGDDWIVLFADDAGYGIKAGQAFRWTDTICSRMVLGHGPNIAPATADVAAYAEAPLARQLGIGAYVGVPLHRTDGSLFGTLVGLDPQARDKEIREELDTVTLLADLLGAVLNAELNAGDAVRQAERIGADATRDGLTGLYNRRGWDMLLQREEERCSRYGHSACVVSIDLDDLKFINDAQGSASGDALLMRTARALEGVTRGSDVVARLGDDEFGMLMVECDYFDAQAMLLRVQEALAAADVRASLGMAMRKAGYDLEEAFAMADAEMYRAKRSRKVLN
- a CDS encoding penicillin acylase family protein, producing the protein MGKAGRDARRWAKRIVIGLALLLALVFLTAWYFLRGSLPLLDGRRTVPGLHGAVTVTRDARGVPSIAGNHREDVAYATGFVHAQDRFFQMDLLRRMAAGELAELFGAKALPLDRAHRLHRFRARAASAFLNLPAPERQLLERYTAGVNDGLNALGTRPFEYGLLRMQPRAWSAHDTLLAIFAMYLDLQGNATARELSRGWLRENTDAAQLAFLLPTASRWDAPLDAADIPLPQAALPARAPAWWGQAAPSDPALLALDDMQSSIGSNNWAVAGGRSQGGGAIVSDDMHLGIKLPNTWYRAQLQVPDGNGSTRRLVGVSLPGAPFIIVGTNGHVAWAFTNSYGDYQDLVAAQLDAAHPGQVRLDGAWEKITEHAETILVKDAPAETLKVRDTSLGPLMEAGGRTYAVHWIAHETALVNVNLRKLEGANTLDEALAIAATAGIPAQNFVAGDAAGNIGWTIAGPLPRRAGGADATFPLADGAGSWRGWLTPPEYPRVLNPAGGQLVTANSRQLAGPGAALLGDGGFDLGARTRQARDALAALGPRTDERAVYGVMLDDRALFMAGWRDRALAVLDQAALAGQPKRAETARLLRDNWTGRASPDSAGYRIARGFMWSLYELLYGGANVRMQELAGGAGASAAERRWPEVVARLLDEQPAGWLPRQYGSWRALQLAALDRTVAALEADGTALRDATWGARNRAAIAHPIAQAVPALRQWLSTPADPLPGDNHMPRVAGRTYGQSERLTVSPGKEEQGVFNMPGGQSGHPLSPFFLAGHADWVNGTPTPLLPGPVEHTLAFMP